The sequence TTGGTTTTGCACCCGCCCGGAAGGCCGCCCGGCTCGACCCGGTTGTTGCTCTGGCAAACGAATAATAAAAGGTGTTGTATTCAATGCGTTCGATCGCGTTTTTATCCGTCAGTTTTTTAGTTGGGGCCTGCGCAAGTCAAACGCCGCAGTTGCCGGAAGGCGATATACCTGAGCAGTGGACCAGCATTAACTCACCCAGTGTTGAGCAGTGGCCGAGTATGACCTGGTGGGAGGACTTTCATCAGCCTGAGTTGACCCACTATCTTACTCAGGTACGCGAGCAGAACCTGTCGCTTGGCATGGCACAGCGCAACCTTCGCATTGCGCAAATTAACCTGCGCGATGCGGGTTTCGACTCGGCGCCGACACCAGGCATAACTGTTAATGTAAGTAAAACCGCCACGGATACACTCGATGACGGCGTTAAACGTGCGGTTGCAGACCAGGCGACGGCAACTGCGACACTTGGCTATAGCGATATTTTAAAAAAGCCGGGGCAGTTTCAGTTGGCGCGAGCCACGTTTGCCGCAGTGCAGGCGCAGCAGGCGAGTATCGCGCTGGATATTTATAACACCGCCGCACAGAGTTATTTTCAATTATTGTTCATTCGCGAACAGCTTGCGGTGGCGCAGCAGAATCTTGATAGCGCGGAATCGCTGTTAAATATCATTCAATCAAAAGTTGACAACGGTACCACCCAGCCGTTGGATGCCTTGCAACAGCGTATCGCCGTGCAGCAGCAGCGCAATGCGCTGGCCTCGCTGCAGCAAAATGAATTTTCGGTGTTATCGACGCTCGCGCTTTTAGTCGCCAAGCCTGTGGCCGATGTGCATTTTAACGGCGATACGCTAGCCGATATTGTTCTGCCGGAAATTCAGCCAGGATTGCCAGCAGCTCTGTTGGAACGGCGCCCGGACATTATTCAGGCCGAGGCAAATCTGCAAATCGCCAGCGCGAACCAGTTATTGGCGCGCCTTGCATTTCTGCCCAATATCAGTCTCACAGCTCAGGCGGGTGCAGTGAGTGATTCACTTGCCGAGTTAATTAAATCGCCAACGGTGGTGTTGAGCGCTGCGGCGAGTGTAGTGGAAACATTGCTGGATAATGGCGCGCGTGCGCGTAACAACAGCAAAGCGCGGCTGCGCCTGGAAAATTCCGTGGCGAGTTACAGGCAAACGGCGTTGGCGGCCTTTAATGAAGTGAACGTGTTATTGCAAAACGCTCGCCTGGCGAAGCAGCTGAGTGATGTCGCCCAGGCCGATGTACTTCGTGCCGAGGAAGCGAATCGCATTGCACAAATACGTTACCAGCAGGGCGCGGAGCCTTATCAAACCCTCTTGACTACACAGAACGCCATGTTTGCGATCAGAGTGCAAGGCCAGCAAACCAAGCTGGACCGCATTAATACGTTACTCGCTCTCTACCAGGCGTTAGGTGGCGGCTGGCAAAAAAACACGGCTACAGAACAATTATTCTGACAGCGGTGTGCGCGCACTTTCAAGGTGAACGCACATTTCATTTACGCCTTCCAGGATGCGAGCGGTGTGGCGCTGGATAATATCGGGTGGAATAAAAAACAGGTGGTTATTTTGCACCGCTTTTAGACTGGGCCACTTGCGCCAGTCGTCCAGCCACTCCGGTCTTTCCTCGCCCATGCCACTGGCCACAATCACGTCCGGGTTGCGACTCAGTACCGATTCCAGGCTGATTTTTGGTGCGACTACAGCGGCATCGGCGAACACGTTCTCCCCACCGCATAATTCAATAACGTCGCTAATAATATGCTCGCCATTGAGTGTTTGTAGCGGTGAATTCCAGACTTCATACAGCACGGTTAAACGCCGGTGCTCGGTATACTGATCGCGCAACCCCTGCAAGCGGGCGAGAAACGTTTGCGCGGCCTTTTCGGCAACCGCCGTGGTATTTGCCAGTTTGCCGTAATCGCGAATCGAGCGTGCGACATCTTCCAGTTGGAGCGGATTACTGGCATACACAGGAATTCCCAATGCGCGCAGTTTGCCGATTATTTTACCGCCGTAGCCGGAGTTCCAGGCGATAACCAGATCCGGCTGTTGGGCAAGTATGGCTTCAATACTGTGACTGCTGATAGAACCAACGCGGGTAATGGCTTTCGCCTGCGGTGGATAATCGCAGTAGTCTACCGCGCCGACCAGATATTTCCCGGCACCGGCGGAATACAGGTTTTCTACAATGTGCGGTGCCAGCGCAATGATGCGTCGCGCGGGTTGCTGCAGACTCACCTTGTCGCCGTTGTAATCGGTCACGGTAATGGCGTGCGCCCCAGATGCGGCTTGGGCGCGGGATGCCAGTGGCATCAGCAGGCCCAGCAACAGCGCAGCGGAAATTAGGCGGCTGGCGAAAAATAAACGGTGAATAAACATAGAATGGTGGTTTCCTGCAGTTCTATCATGGCGCCGACACAGTCGCCGGTATAGCCGTTAATACGGTTCAACCAGAGCTGGCGCCAGCTGAAAAAGACCAGTGCCTGTACACAAAAAAGTGCGGCGGTGAACCCTGCGGGCAACCACCAAAAAGATACCGTAAGCAGGGCACAGCACTGCACAATAATGGCAGTGCTCGGCCTGCCCGGCCCAGCAATACCCAGCCCCTGCTCGCGGGCATAAGGCGTGGTTTGCATATACAAGCTGGCCCACAGGCGCGCACACACCAGTGCGCAGCCAATCGCAACGGCAAACTGGACGTGAAACTGGCTCAGCAATGCGTGAATAAAAACCAGTTTTAACAGCAGTTGCAGTACCAGTGCGACTGCGGCAATAGCGCCGCACTCGGGGGTTTTTAGGATAGTTAACATGCTCGCGCGGTCGCGGTGTCCGGCGGCAAGGGCATCGCTGCAATCGGCCAGGCCATCTAAATGCAGGGCGCCGGTGATCAACACCCATAGCAGCAAAATAATTGCGCTCGCCGCCAGGTCGGGCAGGGCAGAACTGATCACCAGGCTACAACTGCCAATAATGACCGCGAGCAAAAGGCCGGTGAACGCAAAATAATGAACCGCGCGCTGGCGATTGGCCTGGCTGTAATCCTCGGGCGATAAAAAACGCGCGACCGGCAGTTGGCTGAGCAAACCGATTGCCAGCAGCATCGCTTTTAACATCAGGGCTGGCTGCTCACAAAATTGTGTGCCGCGAGTTTTATCATACGGCTGTCGCCTTTGTCGTAAATTTTTATACGAGAAAGGCAAGCGAAGGGCACTTCGAAATTTTGGGCTTTGTTAATAGGCAGGCCGATAAGCCGGGACAAAAATATGCGCATTAACCCGCCGTGCGCCACGAGTAAAACGTGCTGATTGCGGTAGGTTGCGCTGGCCTCGGCAAAAAATTCATCGAGGCGCGCGGCGACCTGGTCCAGCGGCTCGCCGCCGGGAGGCGTATAGGAGGACGGGTCCTGCATCCAGGCGAGAATGTCCGCGTGCTGATTTTCCCAAATGTCTTGCCGCTGCTGCCCTTCCCACGCGCCGAAACTCATTTCGCGCAGCCGCGTATCTACCGTGAATGGTAGTTTTTTTTCGTGTGCGTAGCTCTCGGCGAATGCGCGACAGCGAACGAGTGGCGAGCTGATAACCGCGTCCCAGGGGGTGTCGGCGATATCACAACTTGTGCGCATACTGGTGAAACCGGCGGGGGTGAGGCTTACATCGGTGGAGCCGCGAAAAATATCGCCGCCCTCGCATTGGCCATGCCGCAGTATATCGAATTGGGTAACACTGAATTCATCAGAGGCGATCATCGACACCGGCTCCTGTAAACGTGGCCATCTGACCGTGTAATGCCAGGGCTTGCTGTAACAGTGGTACTGCCAGCGCGGCGCCGCTGCCTTCGCCGAGACGCATTTCGAGATCCAGTAGCGGTTGAATATTCAGTTGCTCCAGCACATTGCGATGCGCCGGTTCCGCTGAGCAGTGTGCAAACAGGCTCCAGTCCTGCAGCTGCGGTTGCAGACTTTGCGCAACCATAAATGCCGCGCTGGTAATAAAACCGTCGACGAGTACTGGAATACCGCGCTGCGCACAGCGCAGGTAAGCACCGCATATGGCGGTAATTTCGAACCCGCCACACAGCTGCAATGCTGCGAGCGCCGGGCTTTCGCTGGTGCGCACCTGTACCTGATATTTATCCTGAACGCGGTTGAGTACGGTTTCTTTGTGAGTCACACCAGCAATACTCAGCCCGGTGCCGGGCCCGGCGAATTCTGCCGCGGGGCGCTCCGCCAACAGGGCGTAGATCAGGCTTGCGCTGCTGGTATTGCCGATGCCCATTTCTCCGCCGATAAACAGTTGGCAATCCGTCAGGGCGTCCACCTGATCGCGCCCGGCGTTGAGGGCGGCGATCAGTTGTTCTTGCGTCATTGCGGGTTGTTCGCTGGCGTCGGCCGTTCCCGCTCCCAAGTGCAGGTTTTTATCTGCCGCCAGGAGCGCGGGTTGTGCAACTGTGCCTAAATTCAAAATATCAAAATCTGCATGGCAGAATCGGGACAGCACATTAATCGCTGCTCCACCGGCGACGAAATTGTCGATCATCTGGGCGGTGACCTGCTGCGGGAATGCAGAAATTTTTTGCTTGCACAGGCCGTGATCTCCCGCAAAAACCCGGATCGCAACGCGGTTTAGTTCGGGTTTTACACAGTGTTGCCAACCGGCAAATTGTACGGCGATCTCCTCCAGACGGCCCAAAGAGCCCGGAGGTTTGGTGAGGGTGTTTTGGTAGGCGCGCGCGGCCTCGGCACTGTCGGCGTCGATGCGGGCACAGGGGGTGGTAAGCCAGTCTAGCGGATGAGTCATAAGTCGATTTCGCTGAAAATAAGGTGCTATTTTAACGACAGTGGCAAGCCCGCCACCACCAGTAATACCCGATCGCAGAGTGTGGCGAGCCGCTGGTGCAGACGACCGGCGTTGTCGACAAAGTCGCGGCTCAGCTCGCCTAGGGGCACGACGCCACTGCCCACTTCGTTGCTCACGAATATCAGCTCGCTTTGTAAGCGGGGTACAAGGTCAAGTACTGCGGCCATTTCCTGTGCGAGGCAATTGTTGGCCAGGCAGTTGCTGATCCATAGCGTGAGACAGTCTACCAGCAGCAGGTTGTTGGCGCCGTCCTGTTCCAGCAGGGTTGCCGCGAGGCCCTGGGGCGATTCCACCGTCTGCCAGTGGGCGGGGCGCTGTTGCTGGTGGTGGGCGATACGCTTTGCCATCTCCGCATCACCGGCCCAACCGGTCGCGATATAGATCACCGATTTGTTGCTCTGGCTGGCGAGCTGTTCGGCATGGGCGGACTTGCCGCTGCGGGCGCCGCCGAGAATCAGGGTTTTCACAATGTCGCCTCACAGGCTTGCAGTAGCTTTTCCAGGTTGATGTGTTGTTCCAAGGTATCCGCGAGGCGGTCGAGTTCGGTGTTTTGCAACGCTTTAATGTCGATAGCCGTCTCTCTCACCACGCCCGCCCACTGCAGCAGGGTGTTGGCGCCGTCTGGGCTGTCGAACACGCCATGGCAATAGGTACCGAGCACGTTGTTATCGGCATTGAGACAGCCTTCACGGCGATGACCGTTCCATAAAAAGGGCTGTTCCGCGGTTTCAGTCAGGCGCGATTCGCCCTGGTGAATTTCGTAACCCGAGACCGCTGCCGTCTCGCCAGCCAGGGTAAGCGCACCCTCAATGTTGCGCAGTTGTTTTGCCTGCTCGAGTACCGTGTCCAAAGGCAGATACCCGAATCCGGCGGAATCACCGGGCTCACCTTCCAAACCGTGCGGATCGCGCAGGGTGTGGCCGAGCATTTGATAGCCGCCACATATGCCGAGTATTTTGCCACCGTAGCGCAGGTGCCGTTGCAGGTGTTTGTCCCAGCCGGAATTGCGCAGCGCGGCAAGATCACCGCGCACGTTTTTGCTGCCGGGCAAAATAATCAGATCCGCCTGGATACGCGTATCGGCGAGGGCGACAAACTCCAGATTAACGTCGGGGTGGTGGCGCAGGCTGTCGAAATCGGTATGGTTGGAAATGTGCGGCAGTACGGGCACCACGACACGAAAACGACCGGAGTGGTTTGCCTGTTCGCGATTAATCGCATCCTCTGCTTCGAGGTGAAAGTTGTGCAGCCAGGGAATAACGCCAAATACCGGTTTGCCGGTTTTCTCTTCGAGCCAGTCGAGTCCGGGTTGCAGCAGAGCGAGATCGCCGCGAAAGCGGTTGATCACAAAGCCTTTAATACGCTTGCGTTCGGATGGCGAGAGCAGTTCGAGCGTACCGACAATGTGAGCGAAAACACCGCCGGGGTTAATGTCAGCGATCAGCACGACCGGGCAATCGGCTGCTTCGGCAAAGCCCATATTGGCAATATCGCCCTGGCGGAGATTGATTTCCGCCGGGCTGCCCGCGCCTTCAGTAATTACGCTGTCGTACTGGCTGCACAACCGCTGGTAGCTTGATAAAACTTTTGCCAACGCCTCGGGCTTGTAACGGTGGAAATTCTGTGCCGTCATATTGCCCTGGACTTTGCCCTGAATAATGATCTGGGCCCCGGTATCGCTGGCGGGTTTTATCAATACCGGGTTCATATCCACCGTGGGTACAATACCACAGGCTTGTGCCTGCACGGCCTGGGCCCTGCCAATTTCACCACCGTCTGCAGTGACGGCGCTGTTCAATGCCATATTCTGCGGTTTAAACGGGGCTACCGCATGGCCTCGGCGCAACAAAACCCGGCACAGGCCAGCAACCAGTGTGCTCTTGCCCGCGTCCGAGGTGGTGCCCTGAACCATGAGTTTTGTCATTGTGTGTACCCGGCGTGTTCAAGGTTAGAAGCAAGCGCGACAGCGCGGGCGAAAATCGCTGCCCGGCCTGTCGCGCAGTGGGTGCCAACAACGGCAGCGGTTTAGAAGTCGAATTGCACCCCGGCAGAGACCGTGCGCCCGGCGTTGTTATAGCCGCCTGCGAGGGCGTAGTCTTCATCGGTAAGGTTGTCTAACCGCAGCGAGAACAGGAGCTGATTCCAGCTGTAGTTGGCACTGGCGGACAGCAGGTTGTAATCGTCCAGCGAAGATCCGTCGATGTCATCGGCGTTGCGCGCGTCGTACAGGTTAATCAGCAGATTCAAGGCGTTGTCCATCCCGTTTACACGCACACCGAGGTTGCTGGTATTTTGCGGACGGCGCGGGCGCGGTTCACCGGCACGGTCTTCTGTAGTGTTATAGGTGGTGTTGAACTCTACGCTCAGGTGCGAGTTAATGGCGTAATCGGTGGTGAATTCCACGCCTTTTGACGTGCTTTCGCCGTCCGCCTGTAAGTAGCCGCTGTAACCAATCAGGTCGAAATAAATTTCATCTTCGACTTTTTGCGAAAATAGCGTAATGCCCAGGTCAATTGATTGCGTGGCACCGAGCTGACGGTAGTAGTCCAGCCCGAGATCCAGGCCTTCGCTGGACTCCGGGTCCAATGCCAGGTTGGCTGCCGCGCCCGACGCCCAGGGGCCATTGTTGTAATCAATCTCAGAGAGCGCTGGTGCACGGAAGCCGCTGCCTGCACTGGCGCGCAGTTTTAAAGTGCTTTGGTCGTTTTGCACTGGCAACCATGCGGTGGTTAACCGATAGCTGTTGTAGGTGCCGAAATCTTCGTTGTCATCGTTGCGCAGACCTGCGGTGACATAAATGCTGTCTTGCAGGCTGGCCTGTAACTCCGCAAATATGCCCAGTTGGGTGCGCGATTGTTTCGGGTCGGCATCCGCCGCGTCGATGATTTCCTCTTTATTATCCGCTCCCCACACGGCGGTGAGGTGTTTGCTCAGAGGGTAAGACCCCAGATATTCCAGTTTCTTGAGCTTGCCGCGGCTGCCGTAGCTGCTTTCACCGTTGCTGAAAAACTCCCGCTTCACGTTGGTCTGTGCGTAGGCCAGCGACTGCCGGTTTTGCTCCCCGGTATAGGCCAAGGATATTCGGCCCACGGATTGGGTGAACTCGCTGTCGCTGTCCGGGGTAACGGTTTGGCTGCTGGAGGAATACGCATCGTACTCGTTTTCTGCATGGGTTCTGCGCAGTACAACTTGCGCGCGCAGCTTTTCGGTAATGTTTACTCCGCCGCGCGTATGGACGGTAAGATTATCGTAGCCGTCTTCCTCACCACTGGTGTCGTAGGTCATTGCGTTGAAGCCGTCGCTGTGCAGCGCGGTGACCGAGGCAAAGCCGTCCATGCGACTGTTGCCCGCACTCAATGACGCATTCAGATTCTGTGTGTTATGGCTGCCAATATCTGCTGCCAAGCGGCCCTCAAAGCCTTCTTCTGTGGTGCGGGTAAAAATATTGATTACACCACCGGCGTCAGCGCCGTAGACAAAGCCCTGTGGTCCGCGGAGAATTTCAACGCGCTCCACATCGCTGTTCATATTCAGGTGCTCCACGTGGGTCATGCTCTGGGTGCCGGTAGGGTCGGACATTTCCACACCATCCACCATTATCAGTGTGCGATAACCTTCTTCACCGCGAATGCTTACCGACGATATCTTGCCGAGGCCGCCGCTGTTTGTGCTCGTAATACCCGGTTGATTGCGCAGCAATTCGTTTAATGTCGTTGCTGCTTGCAGTTGAATGTCCTGCTCGGTAATGACTGAAACCGAGGCGCCCACTTCGCGCAGTGGTGTTGGCAGGCGCGATGCGGTAACGACCACCTCTTCAAGGGTGTCACTGGCGGTGGCGGGATTAGTTAACAGGGCAATCGCAGCCGCGAGGCTGGAGAGAGTAAAACGCGTTGTCATGAGATCCTCATTGGTGAATGAGGGAGGAATTCCGGGGATGAGTCGTAACCCAGGCGTAGCGCGAAGATTAGTGTCATTCCAGGATGGCAGCCCTCCGCTCCATCGTTGAAAGTGTGATCGTCAGGCTGGTATCGGGCTGATGCGTGCTATCCCTTGATAGCACCGCATTTACCGTTGCGGGGGCAGCGCCGGATTTGCACCGGACTTCCCAGTTGAGCCATGCGGCGAGCGAAAGTTGATAAGGTTGTCGCTGCGTATGCCTGGCTGTCGTTTTCGCGTATGGCAGCGAAAACACCTGAAACCGGGCGCGACTTTAGGTAGCGGGGGAGGGCTTGTCAATAGCGCAGGTGAAATACCGTTTCGGATTTTTATCTGTATGGGGCGCAATCTGGCTGACGCCGTTCGAGTATTAACCCCGCTTGATTATCTCATGAACAAAATTAGTTTCTATATAAGTGGCGCCGTCGACTGCCCAGCGCTGGGCTTCCTGGTGGGTGTTGATGTTGTAGATAAACCACTGCCACGCGCCTTGCCAGAGTTCGCCTTCAATAAAATTAAGCGGTTCGGCGATAAGCAGATCCGGCTGTAAATCGCGGGCTTTCTGCAAGGTTTCTGTGGCGGTATCTGGCAGGCACCAACCAATTGGCAGGTTGCAGGTATTCTTGGCCAGCACCAGTAAATCGTAATCAAAGGAAATAATGCGTCGCCGATCGCCCAGTGGCGCGGATGCCTGCAATACTTTTTCCAGAAACTGGTTAGGGCCAATGCGCGGCAGGCAGTCTTCTTTTATTTCGATGAAAAACTCCACGGAATAACTCGCCAGCGCCTGGCTCAGCTCCGCTAGGCTTTGTATCGGCAGAGGTGAAAAGGATTCGCGAAACTGTTGTGGGTAGTGACACGAGATATTTTGCAGTTCGGCAAAGTCTAATTCTTTTAATGCACCTATTGCGGTGGTGGTGCGTTCGAGCGTGTCGTCGTGAAAAACTACAGGAATGCCGTCTCGGCTCATTTGTATGTCGAATTCCACGGCTTCGACACCAGCCTCTATCGCGGCGATAAATCCCGGTAGTGTATTTTCAGGGAAGCGGGACGGATAGCCTCGGTGGCCAACCGTTTTCCAATCGGGTTTAGACATAACGAATTCCGCGTTTTATTACTGAGATCGCGACAGGCGTCGCCTCATTTCATTTTAGTGCTTTTTATTTAACTCTGCGCTATGCCCCCATTTGATTTTTTTAACCCATACCACTGACCAAAAGGTCGCATGCATCGAAATTCTGCACCCCAACAAAGCGTTGCATGTGTAATTCGGGAACTATGATTCAGTAGCGCAAAAAGCCGAGATTGTTGTTTGGCGTGAAAAGCAGAATGGGATTCATGATCCTCGCGCCAAACGGTCAAGCGCTGTGCGCTAAACATTTTCTAAGTTTTGATTCGTTCACAAATTTTTACAAATAGCTCACGTAACGACTTCGCTCCTGCAGTTTTGCATACGGTTCTTGCACTGGCGCGAAGGCAACTCAAACGTTTGTTTTGCAAACAAAATTAATGTTGAGAGGATTCTATGTTCGTAAGTCAAAAACTACGAAGTATGTTGTATGGTGCTCGAAAAATATCAGCTTTGGCTTTGGGCGCCACTTTGCTTGGTGTGCCAATGTCGGTTGTTGCAGCACAAATGGAGGATCACAAGTTCTCCGCGTTTGTAAATCCCGCGCCGAAAATCGCACCCCAGTATATTGTGAAATTTAACGACGTCGCGGGGCTTACGCCGCAAGCCTCGTTTCGCGCACAAGGCGTTAGACAAGCGCAACAATTGGCGGCCGCGAATGCTCGAGTGATTAAGCGACTGGAGCACATTAACGCGATGGCGGTTTCGGTAGACGCCGCGCAGTTGGCGACGCTGCGGGCACAGCCGGATGTGGCCTATGTTGAGCGTGACCCCGAGCGTCGTTTGCTGGCACAAGCGACACCGTGGGGAATATCGGCCGTAGAGGCTGATGCGGTTAGCGATAGTGATAGCGGAAGCCGCAAGGTGTGCATTATCGATTCCGGTTACGACCGCACGAATCCGGATCTGGCGAGTAATAACCATGCGGGCACCAACGTTTCCGGTACGGGTAACTGGTATGTCCCCGGAGGGTCACACGGCACCCATGTCGCGGGCACCATCGCTGCGTACAACAATTCTCAAGGTGTCTTGGGGGTGATGCCCAGCGGCTTGATAGCGATTCACGTGGTGAAAGTATTTAACGCAAGTGGCTGGGGCTACGCCTCCGATCTTATCGATGCGATTGGCGTATGCCAAAGTGCCGGAGCCCAGGTCGTCAATATGAGTCTGGGAGGTTCCGGTTCCTCTACGGCTGAACGCAACGCGATGCAGGCATACACCGATGACGGTATGTTGCTGATCGCCGCAGCGGGTAACGACGGCAACACAGCGCACTCGTACCCTGCGTCATACGACAGTGTCCTCTCTGTAGCTGCGGTCGACGAAACCTACCTGCAAGCGGAATTCTCGCAGGCGACGAATCAGGTGGAACTTGCCGCGCCTGGTGAAGCGATTTTATCTACGGTCGGGCGCGGCGACGGTGTCATTGGCTCCATCACTGTCGGTGGCAGCACCTACGGTGATGACCGTGTTGTGCCGCACAACCGGTTTATCTCATCCGGTGGGAGTTATGTGGTCCAGTACAATACGGGACAGGTGTCTGGTTCACTGGCGGCGTGCACGGTGTCGGGTAGCGGCAGTTATAGTTGCGGCAATATGTCCGGCAAAATTTGTTTAGCCGAACGGTTTGGCAACCAGGTGGGAAGCAGTTACCCGGAGATAAACGCTGCACTGGCCTGCGCCAATGCGGGCGCTGCGGGTATTATCGTTTACTCCAACTCCGCTCGCCCCGGATTGCAAAACCCGTTTTTAGTCGACACCAACAGCCAGGTTAGCGTGCCTTCGGTTTCTGTAAACCGCACGCTTGGTCAAACGTTGCAATCGCGTATCGGTCAATCAGTCACGCTGCGGGCCGATGGTAATGTGGATTATGCCTATTACAA comes from Teredinibacter turnerae and encodes:
- a CDS encoding TolC family protein, which translates into the protein MRSIAFLSVSFLVGACASQTPQLPEGDIPEQWTSINSPSVEQWPSMTWWEDFHQPELTHYLTQVREQNLSLGMAQRNLRIAQINLRDAGFDSAPTPGITVNVSKTATDTLDDGVKRAVADQATATATLGYSDILKKPGQFQLARATFAAVQAQQASIALDIYNTAAQSYFQLLFIREQLAVAQQNLDSAESLLNIIQSKVDNGTTQPLDALQQRIAVQQQRNALASLQQNEFSVLSTLALLVAKPVADVHFNGDTLADIVLPEIQPGLPAALLERRPDIIQAEANLQIASANQLLARLAFLPNISLTAQAGAVSDSLAELIKSPTVVLSAAASVVETLLDNGARARNNSKARLRLENSVASYRQTALAAFNEVNVLLQNARLAKQLSDVAQADVLRAEEANRIAQIRYQQGAEPYQTLLTTQNAMFAIRVQGQQTKLDRINTLLALYQALGGGWQKNTATEQLF
- a CDS encoding cobalamin-binding protein; the encoded protein is MFIHRLFFASRLISAALLLGLLMPLASRAQAASGAHAITVTDYNGDKVSLQQPARRIIALAPHIVENLYSAGAGKYLVGAVDYCDYPPQAKAITRVGSISSHSIEAILAQQPDLVIAWNSGYGGKIIGKLRALGIPVYASNPLQLEDVARSIRDYGKLANTTAVAEKAAQTFLARLQGLRDQYTEHRRLTVLYEVWNSPLQTLNGEHIISDVIELCGGENVFADAAVVAPKISLESVLSRNPDVIVASGMGEERPEWLDDWRKWPSLKAVQNNHLFFIPPDIIQRHTARILEGVNEMCVHLESARTPLSE
- a CDS encoding adenosylcobinamide-GDP ribazoletransferase; amino-acid sequence: MLKAMLLAIGLLSQLPVARFLSPEDYSQANRQRAVHYFAFTGLLLAVIIGSCSLVISSALPDLAASAIILLLWVLITGALHLDGLADCSDALAAGHRDRASMLTILKTPECGAIAAVALVLQLLLKLVFIHALLSQFHVQFAVAIGCALVCARLWASLYMQTTPYAREQGLGIAGPGRPSTAIIVQCCALLTVSFWWLPAGFTAALFCVQALVFFSWRQLWLNRINGYTGDCVGAMIELQETTILCLFTVYFSPAA
- a CDS encoding histidine phosphatase family protein; this encodes MIASDEFSVTQFDILRHGQCEGGDIFRGSTDVSLTPAGFTSMRTSCDIADTPWDAVISSPLVRCRAFAESYAHEKKLPFTVDTRLREMSFGAWEGQQRQDIWENQHADILAWMQDPSSYTPPGGEPLDQVAARLDEFFAEASATYRNQHVLLVAHGGLMRIFLSRLIGLPINKAQNFEVPFACLSRIKIYDKGDSRMIKLAAHNFVSSQP
- the cobT gene encoding nicotinate-nucleotide--dimethylbenzimidazole phosphoribosyltransferase, whose amino-acid sequence is MTHPLDWLTTPCARIDADSAEAARAYQNTLTKPPGSLGRLEEIAVQFAGWQHCVKPELNRVAIRVFAGDHGLCKQKISAFPQQVTAQMIDNFVAGGAAINVLSRFCHADFDILNLGTVAQPALLAADKNLHLGAGTADASEQPAMTQEQLIAALNAGRDQVDALTDCQLFIGGEMGIGNTSSASLIYALLAERPAAEFAGPGTGLSIAGVTHKETVLNRVQDKYQVQVRTSESPALAALQLCGGFEITAICGAYLRCAQRGIPVLVDGFITSAAFMVAQSLQPQLQDWSLFAHCSAEPAHRNVLEQLNIQPLLDLEMRLGEGSGAALAVPLLQQALALHGQMATFTGAGVDDRL
- the cobU gene encoding bifunctional adenosylcobinamide kinase/adenosylcobinamide-phosphate guanylyltransferase, whose product is MKTLILGGARSGKSAHAEQLASQSNKSVIYIATGWAGDAEMAKRIAHHQQQRPAHWQTVESPQGLAATLLEQDGANNLLLVDCLTLWISNCLANNCLAQEMAAVLDLVPRLQSELIFVSNEVGSGVVPLGELSRDFVDNAGRLHQRLATLCDRVLLVVAGLPLSLK
- a CDS encoding cobyric acid synthase — protein: MTKLMVQGTTSDAGKSTLVAGLCRVLLRRGHAVAPFKPQNMALNSAVTADGGEIGRAQAVQAQACGIVPTVDMNPVLIKPASDTGAQIIIQGKVQGNMTAQNFHRYKPEALAKVLSSYQRLCSQYDSVITEGAGSPAEINLRQGDIANMGFAEAADCPVVLIADINPGGVFAHIVGTLELLSPSERKRIKGFVINRFRGDLALLQPGLDWLEEKTGKPVFGVIPWLHNFHLEAEDAINREQANHSGRFRVVVPVLPHISNHTDFDSLRHHPDVNLEFVALADTRIQADLIILPGSKNVRGDLAALRNSGWDKHLQRHLRYGGKILGICGGYQMLGHTLRDPHGLEGEPGDSAGFGYLPLDTVLEQAKQLRNIEGALTLAGETAAVSGYEIHQGESRLTETAEQPFLWNGHRREGCLNADNNVLGTYCHGVFDSPDGANTLLQWAGVVRETAIDIKALQNTELDRLADTLEQHINLEKLLQACEATL
- a CDS encoding TonB-dependent receptor plug domain-containing protein — encoded protein: MTTRFTLSSLAAAIALLTNPATASDTLEEVVVTASRLPTPLREVGASVSVITEQDIQLQAATTLNELLRNQPGITSTNSGGLGKISSVSIRGEEGYRTLIMVDGVEMSDPTGTQSMTHVEHLNMNSDVERVEILRGPQGFVYGADAGGVINIFTRTTEEGFEGRLAADIGSHNTQNLNASLSAGNSRMDGFASVTALHSDGFNAMTYDTSGEEDGYDNLTVHTRGGVNITEKLRAQVVLRRTHAENEYDAYSSSSQTVTPDSDSEFTQSVGRISLAYTGEQNRQSLAYAQTNVKREFFSNGESSYGSRGKLKKLEYLGSYPLSKHLTAVWGADNKEEIIDAADADPKQSRTQLGIFAELQASLQDSIYVTAGLRNDDNEDFGTYNSYRLTTAWLPVQNDQSTLKLRASAGSGFRAPALSEIDYNNGPWASGAAANLALDPESSEGLDLGLDYYRQLGATQSIDLGITLFSQKVEDEIYFDLIGYSGYLQADGESTSKGVEFTTDYAINSHLSVEFNTTYNTTEDRAGEPRPRRPQNTSNLGVRVNGMDNALNLLINLYDARNADDIDGSSLDDYNLLSASANYSWNQLLFSLRLDNLTDEDYALAGGYNNAGRTVSAGVQFDF
- a CDS encoding glycerophosphodiester phosphodiesterase family protein, translated to MSKPDWKTVGHRGYPSRFPENTLPGFIAAIEAGVEAVEFDIQMSRDGIPVVFHDDTLERTTTAIGALKELDFAELQNISCHYPQQFRESFSPLPIQSLAELSQALASYSVEFFIEIKEDCLPRIGPNQFLEKVLQASAPLGDRRRIISFDYDLLVLAKNTCNLPIGWCLPDTATETLQKARDLQPDLLIAEPLNFIEGELWQGAWQWFIYNINTHQEAQRWAVDGATYIETNFVHEIIKRG